ACAGGgagatgcggcggcgccgggggggtgggggggagaTGCGGCAGGcagcggcaccggcgccgggtggagatgcggcggcggcgccgagggcaGAAGAggcgggcagcggcggcgcggggagaagaggcggcggcggatggatGAGGAGCCGTCGCCCGTCAGCCGTGTGGTCGTCTCTCTCTCGTCGCTCTTGACGTTGTCTGGGCGGCGGTAGGCGGAGCCGCGGATGGATGGACGCTCGGCAGCAGCCAGCTCGGTGGATGGATGGGGTTTTTCTTCTAAATGGGCCAGGCTTTGTCTGTGAGTATGGGCCAAATTCGGTTTTAAACGAATTTGGAAATACGGAATGTTCCgaatataatatagaaatatggAAATCGGTCGAACAGTCGTAAAACCGTTTTCGTATTCCGAATTTTGAGTTcctatttgaattttaatatttcaaatttgtcTGAAAATACGAATTCGATCGGATCAAATATAGAAAAcggtttggtttggttcggGATATTTTCgtaccgttttcatccctaatcACGTGGTCTACTAGTATCTTTATCCTACGTCGAGGATAAGGATGTACGTTGAGGGTCCATGCACTGTGCATGCCCTCAGCAGCTAGCTTCCTTcgtcccgggccggcccacgcTAGATGTGCTAGGGAAACGCCGGGAACCGACAACCATGTCCGTCTCACGCATGCCCTGTAATATGGCCAAACCAACAACTGAGCCTTTTGTCACACTCTAGCTCAACCATGATACGCCCACGTGAGCAATCaatcatctttttcttcttccatcttttcttctctcgCTAGCCGCGGCACGGGCAGGGCGGCAGAACTGATCACTAGCTAGTCGATCATGGGCCACCGTCTCGCCGCTGCGACGGTTCTTCTGCTGGCCTTGGTAGCTggagcggccgcggcgggggagcAAGCCGTgggcgccggcgtcgaggaGGCCGGGAAGAGTGCAGCATGGACCGGCGGGCTGAGCCGGCGGAGCTTCCCGGCGGGGTTCGTGTTCGgtacggcggcgtcggcgtatCAGGTGGAGGGCATGGCGCTCAAGGATGGCCGCGGGCCTAGCATTTGGGACGCTTTCGTCAAGATCCCCGGTGAGCAAACTGGAGGCCCATTTAAATTTAGGAATAATTAATTCTATGACACCAAATTAATGACCCCTGACtttatataatatactatcgtaaatatttataggtaaaCTCTAAATACCATGCAAAAAGATTCACTCACAAAGATGTATGGACAGTAGCAATGGTTTTGTCATCGAAGTAAATTACACTGCTAGGAGTTTTGATATACTCTATCCGTTTTTTCAATAATTATTCATctcattttatataattattaaatagtttttataatttgatttattactcaaagaattctaatttttatatagttgtataaaatttttaaataagacgaatggtcgaTCAAATTTAGATCCCAAATGCAGCagggttaaaaaaatagagagagtatcTTGTACGAGTTATGCTGCATTATGTGCAAACTTAATTCATGGAATTACCCATGAACCATGATTAGTGTTAAGAacgtacataaataaattttatcaaaagaatatgaaaaaggaagaaccgaggaaaagaaaaacctcTCCCTTTATATTTGTGCATTGTGCAAACTTGTGGGACATATGTGAGGACTTACTAGTGATTGCCATTTCTTTTGACCAGGTGAAATCGCAAATAATGCCACGGCAGATGTTACTGTTGATGAGTACCACCGTTACAAGGTGAAAAGTTTTCTCATTGTCCAGCACAATCACAAAACATAGGTTATGGTACACCTATCtttcatttctatttatacttataatcaattttaaactttaaacttgaagttaatttttggttttttcgatcgaagtttattttctaggctTAACTCGTACAAGATTAGTTCACaatacgtatataatttttttattcataaattagtttttatttacaaacaatCTACCCCAGAGAATGAAGATTTTAAATGAGAAATGCATCTCGTGCGGTGGATTTCTCTGTGGGTGTTATTCTTCTTTAACAGGCTGCTGGTGATTCAAGCATAAAATTGGCTTTTCTCTGTGGGTGTTATTCTTCTTTAACAGGACGCAGTGACGCAGTCACATTCCTTTGCCTATACAAGAGTCCAATTAGAAGTATCCAAAATTGAGTTGAAAGTTTCAAATATGAATTGTTAGTTTAAAATCTGAGCtgaaagttttaatttttgaattgaaTATTTCAAGATTGAGTTGAAACTGGTATAGTTTTTCAAATTCTCAGTTGAAACTTTTAAGTTGAATGTTTCAAAAATTGAActaaaatattcaaattttgagttgatagTTTTggaagttttttaaatttgaaatgataCATCCTATTGAAATGCTCTAAAAAATCTAGTCAAGTTCAATTTATACAACATTCAAAACAGTCCAAAtcttttaaatagaaaaatctgAATAATTTCCCATCtaatattacaaaaaaaaaaagatccagCCCATAAGGCCTTGACTCTAGGTAGAAAAAATGTATTGCACATAAAACACAGGGGagctattataaatttttgagaaaacatatttttatgtatgtcatctaaatagttatacaaaaataataaaaaattattaagaaaaattaatactaaatatacaactctataaatatgcagttcaaatatgacttctataaattataacaaaaataaaaaatatgactatAAACATACGTATGCTATtcagagtttaattttttatttttacacaCATTCACCTCTAAGAACACGTGCACACAACATACTTCTATAAGGACATTTGAAGATGGGGTTGTACAGATTTTATAATGCCTTCTCCCAATGCATAATGAACCACATTATTTTCCAAAAGAAAGTTCTACCTCGCCAATATCACGtagtattaataaatatacatcCTATATACAatgtaccttttttttcataactgtgagAAATTATAGTCAGTGAGTTTTGGAAAAATTGCACGGTATTCTCTTGCAACTGTGATACTcgctctttttttatttgacaccgttaactttagATTTACGTTTGGTCTTTCCTTCTGTTCgaattatttttgcaaatatgaaaaatgctAAGTCAtgattgaaatttatttagtactaactccatcctaaaataagtttattttttagtttttggatacaatgttttgactcttcgtcctatttgaaatttttttgtgattaatatttttattgttactagatgataaaacataaatagctagtattttatgcgtgactaattttttaagttttttataagtttttcaaataagacgaattgtcaaagtttggataaaaaatcgaaaaataaagttattatgagcGGAGGTagcatcaaataaaatcataataaataattagtaattgtataaaaaatttgaataagaagaatggtcaaacatatactcaaaagtcaacgatgttaAATAAAAGAACATAGATGGTGTATTATGGATGATTTAGAATGGTATAGCAGATTCCGTTAGCCATatagaataaaacaaatgacataCAACCAGAGAATTATTGCAAACTGTTCTGAGAATTATTGCAAACTGTTCTTGCAGGAGGACGTGGACATCATGAAAAGGATGGGTTTTGATGCCTACCGCTTCTCAATATCTTGGTCAAGAATATTCCCAAGTAATGTTCGTTACATTGCTCATCTTAATCTAATACAATTTCATTATTTCGGACTTGATTTCTCAAAGTGATGACAacctaaattatatttctgttGGATGGCTGTTCACTGTTATAGCTGGAACTGGAAAAGTAAATTGGAAAGGTGTGGCATACTACAACAGATTGATAAACTACATGCTGAAGATAGGTATGCCACATACATATTGTAATATTTCATTAGATATCGACcaaaggccatgtttagttaccaaaaacttttcccaaaaatatcatatcaaatctttagacacttaaataaaacattaaatatacatgaacattaaaactaattatgcaattacggggaaaatcacgagacgaaccttttgagcctaattaggacgtcattagccataagtgctatagtaaccaacatatgctaataacggattaattagactcaaaaaattcgtctcacggttttctgGTGGAATctgatatttgttttttcattcgtgtccgaaaactcttttcgacatccggtcaaacgttcgacgtgacGTTTtttccaactaaacaccacccaAAAGTATTTCACTCGATGAATGCAAAATGTTTCAACTCAAATGCTGCAAGTTGATGTGCTTAAATTAACAGGCATTACACCTTACGCCAATTTGTATCACTATGACTTGCCGGAGGCACTAGAGGTGCAATATGGAGGACTTTTGAACAGAAAAATTGTGTAAGTAttgttgtttaattaattcaagAGGATGCACAGTTTTGCCATATATAAAAGGGTTAATTCGTTCCATGCCACTGCAAATATGGCTATTCAGAAAaatgccattacaattcgCGTCTTTGGATGAGTGCCACTACTATTTTTCCAAATTGGATCAATGCCACTGCAGTGACTTTTTCCATCTATCTGCCTTCTTCCTTCCGTTttcttccctctcctccttctccgtCAGACTCATCACCACCTCGGCAGTCGTGGAGGtgagggcggcgacggtgagcaGCGAGGCGGGATGGGGCGGGAGGTCGGCGACGGGGCGGGCGAAGGTCGGTGGCGAGCGTGCGGAACGGGCGAAGGCCGCCGGCGGGGCGGACTTGGCGTGcggaggccgacggcgagcgtgCGGGGCAGGGCGAAGGTCGGCGATGACGACGTACCCCCAGAAGACGACTCTtgaacggtggcggcgaccgactTCCGGCCAGATCTGGAcggcggaagcggcggcggtggcctggCCGGGCGGTGGTCGgacttcggcggcggccgaacGGACGACAACTCAGTGGCGACCGGAAGTAGGGGAGATGACAGGGTGGATGGAAAAAGTCACGGCAGTGGTGTGGAtccaatttagaaaaatagcGGTGGCACCCATCAAATACGcgaattataatgacattttTCTGAATAGTCATATTTGCAGTGGCATGGAACGAATTAACCCAGCTTTTTTACTattcttgaaaagtaccttgaggtaccaaaatttttagtgtaaaattttagtaccttgagatacaattttacactgaaaaatgtgataacttgagatatttttttcaaggatgTTAAAGCTAACTCAAAATGATGGGTGGAGGAAACATGTCAATACTGTATGCGACAGTACATTCTCAGTACACACAGTCGTTTTCTGAATAAATTCCAGACAAATCTCGGAAGTAATAGGAAAATGCCCCATAattattgatatatatgtttgaattCTATAGACAAATGTAAGACGAAGACTTGTGTTATCTAATATcaaataatatcataaattaaGCTCGTAGAGTTGGATATGCGGATCCATATGGTAAACGTGCCTACTGGaccaactaaaatataatttcaacTGGAAAAGATTACAAACGAGTGCCGCCCAAAATCCTGCAAACCACAAGAGTTATAGcaattatgtatattttttcttatacttatttCTCTAAATCAACAAGCGAAAGAAGATTgcgaaaaacttaaaattgtAGATCAAGATGATCCATTGTAATGTCTGCTGGGTTCACTTGCTGAATCATGCAGGGAAGCATTCGCAGACTATGCTGAATTTTGCTTCAAGACGTTTGGTGACAGAGTGAAGAACTGGATGACATTCAACGAACCAAGGGTCGTTGCAGCCCTCGGATACGACGACGGAGCATTCGCTCCAGGAAGGTGCACAAAATGCAAGGCTGGAAACTCTGCAACCGAGCCCTACATTGTTGCACATCACCTCATTCTTTcccatgctgctgctgcccagATATACCGGCACAAGTATCAGGTAAAAGCAAATCCCTGATAATTGGTGTAGGCTAAGCAGGGTTACAAGAACTTCAAAGAATGTACTCCTATGAGGAATAAGTGATTATCTTTTAGCTCTGTAAGTAAAATTGTTACAGCTGTGAGGTAGGTATCAACAAGAGATAGAAGTATAGAACTCTTATCAAATTCAGAAGTGGCTGActcggtgcattttactggtggTAGAATTTAACTCGTatcattgatatatttttatcggatgactataattaaattatactaccaataatattaggtgtagtagaaatttgaaggggtaatTCACCCTTTTATTGTGCTCTTTattgcaaaacaaacaaaattacaaaatactactaattaagtaattaacaaaatataaaagtattttttattgatagtataatactaccagtaaaatgcaccgaagAGTTGTCCAATTCAGAACTGGTCGTCAAAATGCTTGACACACTTTTCAGCACGTACAAAAGGGAAGGATTGGGATACTTCTGGATTTTGTCTGGTACGAGGGTCTTACTAATTCAACGGCCGATCAAGATGCAGCACAAAGATCAAGAGACTTCCACGTTGGATGGTAAACTCTGCTTCAAACCCGTTTATCTGTTTCTTCTGAaccttttcttattttaattcAAGTCAACAATCAGCAAACTGCCGGATTATGTTGCTCGTAAAGCAAATGATGACGAGATTTAAGGCTGTCTAAGACTTCATAAGTGATGACAAGTTTTTcttaggccagtctcaatggGTTTCGTGtatatatcatacacattAGATGGTACATcggtataaaagaaaatatttgcataaaattgtAGAGAGAGAATTCGTTTCATGACCATAAAACATTTAGGCAGCATTACCAAGTTCTCGGTAACGCCGTGAAACTCGTATTAAGGGGCTTGAGGTGTTTAATGAAACGATGTCCGCATGCAATCAAACTTTCAGtagtaattaaatgttttatttagcttttaaaATGGTACGATGAAACGCTACATTGTGAGTAGTTATTTCATGCATTGTTTAATCGAGTTagctattttataaattatgcaGTGAAACTGAGTATTGCGACTGACCTTTTATCTCCATCGCAAAACGTCGATCTCTAATAACTGGACAATCATTTACTAATTCTGTTGGAACTGTAGATATACTAATCACGTCACAACAAATCCCTACGCATATCTCTAACCATGTTGATCTGAACTTTTTAGGTTTCTGCACCCAATCATCTATGGCGAGTACCCGAAATCACTGCAGGTGATTGTCAAAGAACGGCTTCCGAGGTTCACGGCCGATGAAATCCAGATGGTGAAGGGCTCCATCGACTACGTTGGCATCAATCAGTATACTGCTTATTATGTCCGTGATCAGCAGCCCAATGCGACGACTATCCCCAGTTACTCATCTGACTGGCATGCTGCATTTGCTTGTGAGTAATTTCTCCAATTTAGTTACCAAGTAGTAAATGGGGACATTCTTTGCTGATCCTCTAAATATAGCTTTAAAACCAgatcaattttaccatccttaataAGGTATCTTAGATTTAagaagatattaaattttacatagaaaacagtagtaCCTCATGTTACCCGGTAATATCTATCACGAGGACAACGAGTTTTCTGACATTCTTTGCCCCTCTCGGTGCTGCAGATGAACGCAATGGCGTGCCAATTGGGCCCAGGGTACGCCGTTGCTTATTTCTACCGCGGATACTAAATTATAGTAG
This is a stretch of genomic DNA from Oryza brachyantha chromosome 1, ObraRS2, whole genome shotgun sequence. It encodes these proteins:
- the LOC102712397 gene encoding beta-glucosidase 1, whose translation is MGHRLAAATVLLLALVAGAAAAGEQAVGAGVEEAGKSAAWTGGLSRRSFPAGFVFGTAASAYQVEGMALKDGRGPSIWDAFVKIPGEIANNATADVTVDEYHRYKEDVDIMKRMGFDAYRFSISWSRIFPTGTGKVNWKGVAYYNRLINYMLKIGITPYANLYHYDLPEALEVQYGGLLNRKIVEAFADYAEFCFKTFGDRVKNWMTFNEPRVVAALGYDDGAFAPGRCTKCKAGNSATEPYIVAHHLILSHAAAAQIYRHKYQHVQKGRIGILLDFVWYEGLTNSTADQDAAQRSRDFHVGWFLHPIIYGEYPKSLQVIVKERLPRFTADEIQMVKGSIDYVGINQYTAYYVRDQQPNATTIPSYSSDWHAAFAYERNGVPIGPRANSDWLYIVPWGLYKAVTYVKEKYGNPTMLLSENGMDDPGNVTVAQGVHDTARVAYYRSYITKLKEAIDDGANCVGYFAWSMLDNFEWKLGYTSRFGLVYVDFATLRRYPKASAYWFRDVVTGKN